The following are from one region of the Rhea pennata isolate bPtePen1 chromosome 28, bPtePen1.pri, whole genome shotgun sequence genome:
- the LOC134151835 gene encoding disintegrin and metalloproteinase domain-containing protein 32-like, producing the protein MRAALRPRLWLWLLAVQAAGRARAYVVPIEGTPRTILLRQQVFLPNDLRIYTDGRGGIVKSELVRIKRDCFYEGYVEGFPGSLVALSTCSGLSGILQLANATYGIEPLDAAPGYQHLIYPMRNENIENQLFVENSSLAQPQEISQKLNAGMRNKHAVTRSPRYLEVHAILDKALYDYMGADKDAVTDKIVQLFSYVNSMFTHLNLTIVLTSLEFWTEKNKIPTTGDAEELLQRFLQWKNTHRVLRLQDITYLFVYREQPRYVGASSARRLCLKNYAGGVALYRRAMTLETFSVILAQLLGLSLGIGYDNSRSCHCAGATCLMQSNAARSTGTKAFSSCSIRDFQHFLTTGEGQCLWNKPIMDISYKAPVCGNKVVEPGEACDCGSAEECQHDQCCTVGCKTKKGVECLSGPCCWRCQFLKRGTLCRTSPEDECELKEYCNGTSGQCTPNFWVMDGHPCNKRSAFCYKGVCQMADKQCQKIFGKGARNGPLACYEEINGQRDRMGHCGSDGSGYRSCAWKDLRCGKLICEYPGHKPFTKEKAAVIYARVQNSLCVTLDYMKSPTEKDPMLVNDGTVCDDHMICMNQKCVPATVLNYKCEIKTKCHNRGVCNNKGHCHCHPGWKPPTCQEKASTMGGSTESLFRGDDAVIPSKNVLRNWLLISFCLFLPILIGAAALVIRRSEWCDCHTPEELPRDDV; encoded by the exons ATgcgggcggcgctgcggccgcggctctggctgtggctgctggcCGTGcaggcggccggg CGCGCCCGGGCCTACGTCGTCCCCATCGAGGGGACCCCCCGCACCATCCTCCTGCGGCAGCA AGTGTTTTTGCCCAACGATCTCAGGATTTATACTGATGGCCGAGGGGGGATTGTGAAGTCCGAACTTGTGCGTATCAAG CGTGATTGCTTCTATGAAGGCTATGTGGAAGGTTTCCCGGGTTCCCTCGTGGCACTTAGCACCTGCTCTGGACTGAG TGGGATTCTGCAGCTAGCAAATGCCACCTATGGAATCGAGCCTCTGGACGCTGCACCAGGATATCAGCATCTCATTTATCCAATGAGGAATGAAAATATAGAGAATCAGCTTTTTGTAGAAAACAGCTCCCTTGCCCAGCCTCAGGAGATTTCACAGAAGCTGAATGCTGGAATGCGA aaTAAGCACGCTGTCACTAGATCCCCTCGTTATCTGGAAGTGCATGCAATTTTGGACAAGGCTTTG TATGACTACATGGGCGCAGACAAGGATGCTGTGACTGACAAGATAGTGCAGCTTTTCAGCTATGTGAACAGT ATGTTCACTCACCTTAATCTCACAATAGTATTGACTTCCCTGGAGTTTTGGAcggaaaagaataaaatcccTACCACAGGAGATGCTGAGGAGTTACTGCAGAGGTTTTTGCAGTGGAAGAATACGCATCGTGTCTTGCGGCTACAGGACATAACATACTTATTTGT TTACAGGGAGCAGCCCCGTTACGTGGGGGCATCTTCTGCGAGAAGGCTGTGCCTCAAGAACTATGCTGGAGGGGTTGCCTTG TACCGAAGAGCTATGACGCTGGAGACATTTTCGGTGATCCTCGCACAGCTGCTAGGGCTGAGCCTGGGAATAGGCTATGACAATTCCAGGAGCTGCCACTGCGCGGGAGCCACCTGCCTAATGCAGAGCAATGCAGC ACGCTCGACTGGTACGAAAgccttcagcagctgcagcataagagactttcagcattttctcaCCACTGGAGAAGGGCAATGTCTTTGGAATAAGCCAATTATGGATATATCATATAAAGCTCCCGTGTGCGGCAATAAAGTGGTGGAGCCAGGAGAGGCTTGTGACTGTGGTTCAGCGGAG GAATGTCAGCATGATCAGTGCTGTACAGTTGGATGCAAAACTAAGAAAGGGGTCGAATGCCTGTCTGGACCATGCTGCTGGAGATGCCAG TTTCTGAAGAGAGGTACGTTATGCAGAACCAGCCCTGAGGATGAGTGCGAACTGAAAGAGTATTGCAACGGTACCTCTGGGCAGTGCACACCGAACTTCTGGGTCATGGACGGGCACCCCTGCAACAAGAGGAGCGCCTTTTGTTACAAAGGAGTTTGCCAGATGGCCGACAAGCAGTGTCAGAAGATCTTTGGGAAAG GTGCCAGAAATGGGCCCTTGGCCTGTTACGAAGAAATTAATGGTCAAAGGGACAGAATGGGACACTGTGGCTCCGATGGGAGTGGTTACCGGAGTTGCGCATGGAA GGATCTCCGATGTGGGAAGCTCATTTGTGAATATCCAGGTCATAAGCCATTTACTAAGGAGAAAGCAGCAGTCATTTATGCACGGGTGCAGAATTCGTTGTGTGTGACATTAGACTACATGAAGTCTCCCACGGAGAAGGACCCGATGCTGGTGAACGACGGCACTGTCTGCGATGACCACATG ATCTGCATGAACCAGAAGTGTGTGCCTGCTACCGTCTTGAACTACAAGTGTGAAATAAAGACGAAATGCCACAATCGCGGC GTATGCAATAACAAAGGGCACTGTCATTGCCATCCCGGTTGGAAGCCACCCACCTGCCAAGAGAAGGCAAGCACGATGGGAGGAAGCACCGAGAGCCTGTTCAGAGGTG ATGATGCAGTCATCCCAAGCAAGAATGTGCTGAGGAACTGGCTCCTTATAAGTTTCTGCCTCTTTCTGCCCATCCTCATCGGGGCTGCTGCACTGGTAATAAGGCGAAGCGAATGGTGCGACTGCCACACTCCAGAGGAGTTGCCACGAGACGA cGTGTAA
- the LOC134151937 gene encoding indoleamine 2,3-dioxygenase 2-like, whose protein sequence is MAASGEEEATPRPLTLGRFQLSEEYGFLLPNPLTELPARYGPWMEIAGSLPQLVASRQLRSRLRQMPQLSTQELHGHEELHLAHVVLSFLTMGYLWQEGEEGAVKVLPRNLAIPFWEVSRSLGLPPILCHADFVLANWKRKTPSGPLEIENLDTIVALPGGESLRGFILVTLLVEKAAVPGIKAVAQAINALLQLDEDTLLEALQQLAGAIGDMNKALRRMHDYVDPAVFYSVIRIFLSGWKDNPAMPHGLVYEGVSEEPMAYSGGSAAQSTVLHAFDELLGIRHSEESTAFLHRMRDYMPPPHRAFVEEIQRAPSLKQHVLCSGSRKLCAAFNQCVSALTDFRTCHIAIVTKYISSAAAKARARQGEPAAGAGPPPGKPPSLLEAKGTGGSHIFRFLKSVRDTTREGMISA, encoded by the exons ATGGCAGCGAGCGGCGAAGAGGAGGCGACGCCGCGGCCGCTCACGCTGGGCAGGTTCCAGCTCTCGGAGGAATACGGCTTCCTTCTCCCGAATCCCCTG ACGGAGCTCCCGGCTCGCTACGGGCCGTGGATGGAGATTGCCGGCAGCCTGCCCCAGCTCGTCGCCAGCCGCCAGCTCCGCTCGCGCCTTCGCCAG ATGCCCCAGCTGAGCACCCAGGAGCTCCACGGGCACGAAGAGCTGCACCTGGCTCATGTGGTGCTCAGCTTCCTCACCATGGGCTACCTCTGGCAGGAGGGCGAGGAGGGCGCTGTCAAG GTCCTGCCCCGAAACCTGGCCATCCCCTTCTGGGAGGTCTCGCGGAGCCTCGGCCTCCCCCCCATCCTCTGCCACGCCGACTTCGTGCTCGCCAACTGGAAGAGGAAGACTCCAAGCGG GCCGCTGGAAATTGA AAACCTGGACACCATCGTTGCGCTGCCCGGGGGAGAGAGCCTGAGAGGGTTCATCCTCGTCACCCTCCTGGTGGAGAAGGCGGCCGTGCCCGGGATCAAG GCAGTCGCTCAGGCCATTAACGCCCTCCTGCAGCTCGATGAAGACACCCTGCTAGaagccctgcagcagctggcgGGGGCCATCGGGGACATGAACAAGGCCCTGAGGCGGATGCACG ATTATGTGGATCCAGCAGTATTTTACTCTGTGATCCGGATCTTTCTCTCCGG CTGGAAGGACAACCCGGCGATGCCGCACGGGCTGGTCTACGAAGGAGTGTCGGAGGAGCCCATGGCGTActccggcggcagcgccgcgcagaGCACCGTCCTCCACGCCTTCGACGAGCTCCTGGGCATTCGCCACAGCGAGGAAAGCA CTGCCTTCCTGCACAGGATGAGGGACTACATGCCCCCTCCCCACCGTGCCTTTGTGGAAGAAATCCAGCGTGCCCCGTCCCTGAAGCAGCACGTCCTCTGCTCCGGGAGCAGGAAGCTCTGCGCCGCCTTCAACCAGTGCGTCTCTGCCCTGACCGACTTCAGAACCTGCCACATCGCCATCGTCACTAAGTACATCAGCTCCGCGGCTGCCAAGGCCAGGGCCCGGCAGGGCgagcccgccgccggcgccggccccccgccggGGAAGCCACCTTCCCTGCTGGAAGCCAAAGGGACTGGCGGCTCGCACATCTTCAGGTTCCTCAAGAGCGTCAGGGACACGACGAGGGAAGGGATGATAAGTGCCTGA